The Exiguobacterium mexicanum genome includes a window with the following:
- a CDS encoding methionine ABC transporter ATP-binding protein has translation MIQLRNVAKWFDTKNGRVQAVDDVSLTIESGEIFGIIGYSGAGKSTLIRLLNRLEAPSSGEIVVAGSELTKLTPKELRGVRKNVSMVFQHFNLLWSRTVAENISFPLELIGVPASERKRRVQELVELVGLAGREDSYPSQLSGGQKQRVGIARALATNPEVLLCDEATSALDPKTTDSILELLVSINKKLGLTIVLITHEMHVIQKICHRVAVMEAGKVVETGQVADVFQHPEQPITKEFVKQIGAVEDMSLTFEHLKARYPSGQIVKLKFLNETAEQPILSEVLKQHDIGFNIIGGKVTQSQVGALGTLFIQLIGEPAEVERAIASIRSQAVEVEVESDVS, from the coding sequence TTGATTCAATTACGCAATGTGGCCAAATGGTTCGACACGAAAAACGGTCGGGTCCAGGCGGTCGATGATGTGTCGCTTACAATCGAAAGCGGCGAAATTTTTGGAATAATCGGATATTCAGGGGCGGGGAAGTCGACGCTCATCCGCTTGCTCAACCGACTCGAGGCACCGTCAAGCGGTGAAATCGTGGTCGCCGGCAGCGAGCTGACGAAACTCACGCCTAAGGAACTGCGCGGGGTGCGTAAAAATGTCTCGATGGTGTTCCAACACTTCAACCTATTATGGTCGCGCACGGTCGCTGAGAATATTAGCTTCCCGCTCGAACTCATCGGGGTACCGGCGAGTGAGCGCAAACGCCGCGTCCAAGAGCTCGTCGAACTCGTCGGCCTCGCCGGACGGGAAGACAGCTATCCGTCACAACTATCGGGCGGCCAAAAGCAGCGAGTCGGGATCGCCCGTGCGCTCGCTACGAATCCAGAAGTGCTCCTCTGCGATGAAGCGACGAGCGCACTCGACCCGAAGACAACGGACTCGATTCTCGAACTGCTCGTCAGTATCAACAAGAAACTCGGTTTGACGATCGTCCTCATCACTCATGAGATGCACGTCATCCAAAAGATTTGTCACCGGGTCGCCGTCATGGAGGCCGGGAAGGTCGTCGAGACCGGACAAGTCGCCGACGTGTTCCAACATCCGGAACAGCCGATCACGAAAGAGTTCGTCAAACAGATCGGCGCGGTCGAGGACATGTCGCTCACGTTCGAACACTTGAAAGCCCGGTATCCGAGCGGACAAATCGTCAAGCTCAAATTCTTGAACGAGACGGCCGAACAACCGATTCTGTCGGAAGTGTTGAAGCAGCATGACATCGGCTTCAACATCATCGGCGGGAAGGTGACGCAGTCACAGGTCGGTGCCCTCGGGACATTATTCATCCAATTGATCGGAGAGCCGGCTGAAGTCGAGCGGGCCATCGCCTCAATCCGATCGCAGGCAGTGGAAGTGGAGGTAGAAAGCGATGTTTCCTAA